In Chlamydiota bacterium, a genomic segment contains:
- the rpsI gene encoding 30S ribosomal protein S9, with protein sequence MVKQKIEEFIGTGRRKTAVASVRLRKGTGQIKVNGKPFETHFVGKIHRDIALSPLEKLSLEGNYDLIVRTSGGGISGQADAMRLGIARSLVKEVEDRRADLKALGYLKRDSRKKERKKYGLAKARKAFQFSKR encoded by the coding sequence ATGGTAAAACAAAAAATTGAAGAATTTATTGGAACTGGTCGAAGAAAAACAGCGGTCGCCTCTGTGCGTTTACGCAAAGGGACAGGACAGATCAAAGTCAACGGAAAGCCGTTTGAAACCCATTTTGTGGGTAAGATTCATAGAGATATTGCCCTATCACCTTTAGAAAAATTATCTCTTGAGGGGAATTATGATCTTATCGTGCGCACCTCTGGAGGAGGGATTTCAGGTCAAGCGGATGCCATGCGTCTAGGGATTGCAAGATCACTTGTAAAAGAAGTGGAAGATAGAAGAGCTGATCTTAAAGCGCTTGGATATTTAAAAAGAGATTCTCGTAAAAAAGAACGTAAAAAATACGGTCTTGCAAAAGCGAGAAAAGCTTTCCAATTCTCAAAACGTTAA